The Castor canadensis chromosome X, mCasCan1.hap1v2, whole genome shotgun sequence genome includes a region encoding these proteins:
- the LOC141419804 gene encoding uncharacterized protein, translating into MKVKLPARLRLNFSHPMELWEIKEDQMELDQKENFESQMEVFDLNVVGFRVLTFGGPTEISFSRETEPACEKAGAIPSPRRWEGIPDPHLEELECSIWAAAGIRPIPREIHPGNLARRTTGSYWERLSSHLGSSILGTLAPGEELIELVDRPPVKWTPFGLISQLDGEEVEWGAHQCERRTGPSECWRVLCVCGIIVAFTLFVLSLLVFESPSTMGQGQTTPKSLILSHFPEVKERALNAGLVIKKGKFDTFCSAEWPTFGVGWPIQGSLSLDLITKVKAVIFQPDNRGHPDQVPYILVWEDLVRNPPPWLTVFLTHPSSSAPGAKTPVTPALVIKEEEKLPLPTLTGPQIRASPSPSPVLPESSPLYPSLAGAEEDRPPPYVTPPGQASAPEEEISSSSSTGLAAGGGMGRRLRPRGIREREGEDGPPSSTQGEETVPTLPVRMVGQGGPGGGQQFQYWPFSSSDLYNWRTQNPPFSEDPKCLIDLLESIMHTHRPTWDDCHQLLNTLFTTEERERILNEARKNVLGDNGRPTTLQPAIDEAFPLRRPDWDFGTAEGRERLRIYRQTLMAGLRAAARRPTNFAKVKAVIQGENESPAGFLERLHEAYRQYTPIDPEADLHRSAVVLSFINQAAPDIRRKLNKQENLGEMTIREMLQVAEKVFTARETPEEREERQRKEDREAQEKLRKEDREFQAKENRKQQREMARIFLAGVRDQPRGGGHARTPDKEHCFYCKETGHWKRECPKLKGRRGFGRRPGENRERERAVEQARVLLAGEED; encoded by the exons ATGAAAGTGAAGCTACCTGCCCGGCTAAGACTGAATTTTTCTCATCCAATGGAGCTGTGGGAAATTAAAGAGGATCAGATGGAGTTGGATCAGAAAGAGAACTTTGAAAGCCAGATGGAAGTGTTTGACCTCAATGTGGTAG gattccgggtcctaacatttggaggtcccaccgagatttcattttctcgagagacagaacctgcctgcgagaaagcaggggcgatcccaagtcctaggcgttgggaggggatcccagaccctcatttggaggaacttgagtgttccatttgggccgcggcggggattcggccaatccccagggagattcatcctgggaatctcgcaaggaggaccacagggtcctattgggagaggctttcctctcatttgggctcgagcattttaggaaccctggcgccaggtgaagaactaattgagctagtcgaccgaccacccgtcaagtggacgcctttcggcctgatatcccagttggacggtgaggaggttgaatggggtgcgcaccagtgtgagagaaggaccggtccgagcgagtgctggagagtgttgtgtgtgtgtggaattattgttgcctttaccctttttgttctatctctcttggtgtttgagtctccttccacaatgggacagggacaaacaaccccaaagtctctgatcctttctcactttccagaagttaaagaaagggccttaaatgcgggtctggtcatcaagaaaggtaagttcgacaccttttgttctgcagagtggcccacctttggagtcgggtggcccattcaaggttccctctccctagacctgatcactaaggttaaagcagtcatttttcagccagacaatcgaggccatccagaccaagttccttacattttggtttgggaggatctggtgaggaaccctcccccttggttaacagtttttctgacccacccctccagttcggcccccggggctaaaaccccagtcacgcctgccttggtcataaaggaggaggaaaaacttcctcttcccaccttgaccggtcctcaaattagggcatctccttcaccatctccggtcttaccagagagttcccccctttacccatccctcgcaggggcagaggaagatcggccgcctccatacgtgactccccctggccaagccagtgccccggaggaggaaatttcctcatcctcctcaacaggactggcagcaggaggaggaatgggtcgaagacttcgcccccgagggatccgggaaagggagggggaagacgggcccccctcatcaacacagggggaggaaactgtccctacacttccagtccggatggtgggccaagggggaccgggaggagggcaacagtttcagtactggcccttctcctccagtgatctatataactggaggacgcagaacccgcccttttctgaagaccccaagtgtctcatagatctcctggagtccatcatgcatacacaccgccccacttgggatgactgtcatcagctgctcaatactctttttacgacggaggaacgagagcgcatcctcaacgaagcgaggaagaacgtcttgggggataatgggagacccacaactctccaaccggccatagacgaggcttttcccctacgccgccctgattgggatttcgggaccgcagaaggtagggagcgtcttcggatctaccgccagactcttatggccggtctccgagcagccgctagaaggcccaccaattttgcaaaagtaaaagcagtcattcaaggggaaaacgaaagcccagccggtttcttagagcgcctccatgaggcataccgtcagtacaccccgattgaccctgaggcggacctccaccggtctgctgtggtactctcattcattaatcaggcagccccagacattaggagaaaactcaataaacaggaaaacttaggggagatgactataagggaaatgctacaggtagcagaaaaggtctttaccgctagggaaactccagaagaaagggaggaaagacagagaaaggaagacagggaagcccaggagaaattgagaaaggaggaccgggagttccaggctaaggaaaaccgaaagcaacagagagaaatggctcgtattttcctagcgggtgtccgggaccaacccaggggagggggccacgccaggaccccggataaggaacactgtttttactgtaaggaaacggggcattggaagagagaatgtcctaagttaaagggaagaagagggtttggaaggagaccgggggaaaacagggaaagggaacgagcagtagagcaggccagagtcctactagccggagaagaggactga